A window of Tautonia plasticadhaerens contains these coding sequences:
- a CDS encoding sugar phosphate isomerase/epimerase family protein has translation MRLAFSTNAYMRFPFEEAASRIASIGYEGLELMADVPHAWPAGLLDGPKRAIREAMDRHGLRFSNVNAFMMNAIADRRQPYWYPSFIEPDEGYRSVRIDHTRRALDLCAELGAPHITTEPGGPIAEGQSRQEAIDLFVEVLKPLAEHADRQGVLLLIEPEPGLLLETTDQYLEVAERVGAPSLGLNFDVGHAYCMAEDLPTQIAKLAPLTRHYHVEDIAETRVHHHLVPGTGAIDFPGVVDAIRQTGYDGWVTVELYPFVDDPDDAARGALGLLRPLVSGPSTAGRPAP, from the coding sequence ATGCGACTGGCCTTCAGCACCAACGCCTACATGCGCTTCCCCTTCGAGGAGGCGGCCTCCCGGATCGCCTCGATCGGCTACGAAGGTCTGGAGCTGATGGCCGACGTCCCCCACGCCTGGCCCGCCGGGCTGCTCGACGGCCCGAAGCGGGCGATCAGGGAGGCGATGGATCGCCACGGGCTCCGGTTCTCGAACGTCAATGCGTTCATGATGAACGCGATCGCCGACCGCCGCCAGCCCTACTGGTATCCCTCGTTCATCGAGCCCGACGAGGGCTATCGGAGCGTCCGGATCGACCATACCCGGCGTGCCCTCGACCTCTGCGCCGAGCTGGGCGCCCCCCACATCACGACCGAGCCGGGGGGGCCGATCGCCGAGGGGCAATCGAGGCAGGAGGCGATCGACCTGTTCGTCGAGGTGCTCAAGCCCCTGGCCGAGCACGCCGACCGGCAGGGTGTACTCCTGCTCATCGAGCCCGAGCCCGGCCTGCTGCTGGAGACAACCGACCAGTACCTGGAGGTCGCCGAGAGGGTCGGGGCGCCGTCGCTGGGCCTGAACTTCGACGTGGGACATGCCTATTGCATGGCGGAGGATCTGCCGACGCAGATCGCGAAACTCGCCCCCCTGACCCGGCACTATCACGTCGAGGACATCGCGGAGACCCGGGTCCACCACCACCTGGTCCCCGGCACCGGGGCGATCGACTTCCCCGGGGTCGTCGACGCCATCCGGCAGACCGGCTACGACGGCTGGGTCACGGTCGAGCTGTACCCCTTCGTCGACGACCCGGACGACGCCGCCCGGGGCGCCCTCGGGTTGCTCCGGCCGCTCGTCTCGGGCCCGTCGACCGCCGGTCGGCCCGCCCCATGA
- a CDS encoding GNAT family N-acetyltransferase → MRSSVRFIAPHRPCAYLREQLSRMEYEVVLSMDPEEYLDRLRDGWRRFGRTLFRPRCRACSACLPMRVVVPSFRPDRSMKRLRARNLDAVGLTIRGAAGLPDPEVLDLYDRYHREQARRRGWPEHEPDAPDEFRDSFLDNPIPTEEWRYRLDGRLIGVGYADVLPGASSAIYFFYDHDALDRSPGTWNILCMIERAAAQAREHVYLGYLVEGCRSLSYKGRFSPNEVRGPEGRWIPFRG, encoded by the coding sequence ATGAGATCGTCCGTCCGGTTCATCGCCCCGCATCGGCCGTGCGCCTACCTCCGGGAGCAGCTCTCCCGGATGGAATACGAAGTGGTCCTCTCGATGGACCCCGAGGAATACCTCGATCGGCTCCGGGACGGCTGGAGGCGATTCGGCCGGACCCTGTTCCGCCCGAGGTGCCGGGCCTGCTCCGCCTGCCTGCCGATGCGGGTCGTCGTGCCCTCGTTCCGCCCCGACCGGAGCATGAAACGCCTCCGGGCCCGGAACCTCGACGCCGTCGGGCTGACCATCCGGGGGGCGGCCGGGCTCCCCGACCCCGAGGTCCTCGACCTCTACGACCGCTACCACCGGGAGCAGGCCCGACGCCGGGGATGGCCGGAGCACGAGCCCGACGCCCCCGACGAATTCCGCGACTCCTTCCTCGACAACCCGATCCCGACCGAAGAGTGGCGGTACCGGCTCGACGGCAGGCTGATCGGGGTTGGATACGCCGACGTGCTCCCCGGCGCCTCCTCGGCGATCTACTTCTTCTACGACCACGACGCCCTGGACCGATCCCCCGGCACGTGGAACATCCTGTGCATGATCGAACGCGCCGCCGCCCAGGCGCGGGAGCACGTCTACCTCGGCTATCTCGTCGAGGGCTGCCGCTCGCTGTCGTACAAGGGGCGATTCTCCCCGAACGAGGTCCGGGGGCCCGAGGGGCGCTGGATCCCGTTCCGGGGCTGA
- the rpsI gene encoding 30S ribosomal protein S9, translated as MATVTNPYTWGTGRRKTAVARVRIKEGSGQYVVNGHPVDEYFNTEAERSDARAPLVVADVAGRIDVFVNVSGSGKHAQAGAVMLGLGRALSEFRPDVEAQLREHGFLTRDARMVERKKYGHKKARRSFQFSKR; from the coding sequence ATGGCCACGGTCACCAATCCCTATACCTGGGGCACCGGCCGCCGCAAGACGGCCGTCGCCCGAGTCCGCATCAAGGAGGGCTCCGGCCAGTACGTCGTCAACGGCCACCCCGTCGACGAGTACTTCAACACCGAGGCCGAGCGCTCCGACGCCCGGGCCCCGCTGGTCGTCGCCGACGTGGCCGGCCGGATCGACGTGTTCGTCAACGTCTCCGGCAGCGGGAAGCACGCCCAGGCCGGGGCCGTCATGCTCGGCCTCGGCCGTGCCCTGTCCGAGTTCCGGCCCGACGTCGAGGCCCAGCTCCGAGAGCACGGCTTCCTGACCCGGGACGCCCGGATGGTCGAGCGCAAGAAGTACGGACACAAGAAGGCCCGGCGCAGCTTCCAGTTCTCCAAGCGCTGA
- a CDS encoding potassium channel family protein — translation MRIRGVWGSVRASWERTLFRRLLLGAGGLGLVVVWGTIGYVWMGWTWSDALYMVVITISTVGFTEVRPLTTPSVRLHTMIVIGLGTVTVAYVIGAFLSLFTEGELKRILGNQNLRRRLLNLQDHVIIVGFGRMGSLIADELASTGRPFVVIERDPALIAEIERKEIPYVVGDASEEEVLIEAGLARAHALVTAVSTDADSVFITLTARQLAPGLTVIARAAMPSSERKLRQAGANHVILTAAIGARRIASLLHNPNTVEFVELVTRQSELDLEIQEVPVRAGDGLDGRSLRDADIGRRTGVMVIAIKRASGPVEFPPPGDESLRPGDGVILLGRREQLHQFRAAFCPAMTGDSGED, via the coding sequence ATGCGGATCCGAGGCGTCTGGGGGTCGGTCCGGGCCTCCTGGGAGCGGACCCTGTTCCGGAGGCTGCTCCTCGGCGCCGGAGGGCTGGGCCTGGTCGTCGTCTGGGGGACGATCGGCTACGTCTGGATGGGCTGGACCTGGTCCGACGCCCTGTACATGGTCGTGATCACGATCTCGACGGTCGGATTCACCGAGGTCCGTCCCCTGACGACCCCGTCGGTCCGACTGCACACGATGATCGTCATCGGGTTGGGGACGGTGACGGTCGCCTACGTCATCGGGGCCTTCCTCTCGCTGTTCACCGAGGGGGAGCTGAAACGCATCCTGGGCAATCAGAACCTGAGGCGACGGCTCTTGAACCTGCAGGACCACGTCATCATCGTCGGCTTCGGCCGGATGGGGTCGCTCATCGCCGACGAGCTGGCCTCGACCGGCCGGCCGTTCGTGGTGATCGAGCGGGATCCGGCCCTGATCGCCGAGATCGAGCGGAAAGAAATCCCCTATGTCGTCGGCGACGCGTCCGAGGAGGAGGTGCTCATCGAGGCGGGCCTCGCCCGGGCCCATGCCCTGGTGACGGCCGTCTCCACCGATGCCGACAGCGTGTTCATCACCCTGACCGCCCGGCAACTCGCACCCGGGCTGACAGTGATCGCCCGGGCCGCGATGCCCTCTTCGGAGCGGAAGCTGAGGCAGGCGGGGGCGAACCACGTGATCCTGACCGCGGCGATCGGCGCCCGGAGGATCGCCTCGCTCCTGCATAACCCGAACACCGTGGAATTCGTCGAGCTGGTGACCAGGCAGTCCGAATTGGACCTGGAGATCCAGGAGGTCCCCGTCCGGGCGGGCGACGGGCTGGACGGCCGGAGCCTCCGGGACGCCGACATCGGCCGACGCACCGGGGTCATGGTCATCGCCATCAAGAGGGCGAGCGGCCCTGTGGAATTCCCCCCGCCGGGCGACGAGTCGCTCCGCCCCGGGGACGGCGTCATCCTGCTCGGACGCCGGGAACAGCTCCACCAGTTCCGGGCCGCCTTCTGCCCGGCGATGACGGGGGATTCGGGGGAGGACTGA
- a CDS encoding DUF4175 family protein, whose product MAVGTEPRPQGRMLDYEQFVDHQLLLTRSRIRATEVLTAVVVMTSVVLGLLLLEIVLDHWIGLPRAIRGAALLAGLAGGGLATYRFVIRPLLSSVNSFYAALKIEEFDPRFKNSLLNYIDLRKRKAELPPAILRTLEARAVRDLAEVQVESAVDQRQLTRSFYALAAIVVLFCLYVVLTPKNVLDSAKRAFLADVSRPTNTRLVNIRPGDDAELSRVVSGSSVTVSAEVDTRGIRPDEIRLHYSSDGGEYFDSTSLDEGDRRYDPWSVTLRDLQQDLVYYITANDFRSKDYRLTVLPAPRVVSVLQDLDFPEYTGVPRRGGVEGGNVRALEGTIVTIRARTNQPARGGHLDLGEAMGTARLVVSADDPQELTGRFKVEENGSYTIKFETTEGKLNPEPVVYDIEALPDRRPEIRFLAPEAENAQVPSKARIGIALAASDDFGVADARLHLQRAGKDLLPDRNLTEGMEPSRTLEYTEPLDIEALGLRPGDRLTYWAGVRDNRLPAPQSAESDRRSIDIIEPVEPPEAPDEPPPADRPEEQIRQDRPQDGNPPPQDRVPPQEVPPRSAPEPQPQPPQQGGQEDGPGAPQAPQQQPPQDGNRGAQGRDETQPVDRPPSPEEQEKLDRIRRAFDQVNNPPDRPQPPQDGQSQPNQPREGQPSGGQGQDRRTPQGGQTSQAQRPQGGQQGGPPPQGRQGEGPQQSGSGAPRDDVSRPQGDRPQGGEPSSGDPGRDGQPGEPQGTPPDGNAAQSSPDTERPMNPQGDRASSGAGDRDGPRPPSGGDDQQQPRENGEAPRQGAQAGDRGTGDPNQGAPQAGDRAGEPDSNPPGRREPGGDREPSGQQEPEGGEPARSDRPQGQGAEGAPGEGADPRADREPEPAKPQDAQGRDGSTGGRSADQPGAEPGEGERPQQAPPGSKPGDPQSPQQDGPQGSSDRGGRPDQQPGGQGTREGESTDRPTEAGDPVKDGDGTSRTEAGGDSTDDQQPGAPRQGTGEGEGQDQAAHDGSRPPGDSPNSGTESPSPPSDDRPSRDGATGQTRPGPDPARPSESNPGQSDGERRGSPDEPGPGQDAQGQEGDRQASGDSDRPGMKPGDPGTDRDQPGPEGASGESNPQGQPRPGGEAPEDAQGDRPGSSDETSPSGEDRPGAAGGERRAGEPRPGQKPDDQARPGGQADQAAERRPGDQAAADQSDVPGDQDQADRAEDGPGRPGDGMSPDQPRDGPERPGEQATGEGTPKPGEATPKPGEATPTGEGGEGEGEGTEERPPGDEGQPRPGSGEQPRPGDPAGRPEPGQQAGADGQQGDRPAEPPDPGTEGQADREGSRPNADPSQTSQGAQGQGRPPEQGMQPPEQGANPEPSPENPGAQAPQDQSRQQTRGASEADLQEGQQAQGGERQQTDGPAAQGQGARPQQGDSDPSQPGQDQPGGRQGSDQPQGREGSQAQGREPSSQGQEGSGTTGQGQQGPNQAGQGEAQAGVGRPGEGQGQQNGEGREGQGSQGRGDQAGSGQESPTGASEGQQGRGGSEGQSPTGSAGDPQGPRGSQPGGSTPGATGQPQGNPGQDAPGQGGAPNSPTTGGENNLGPRLPDSKDTTEPTPPPEGPPETSAESPAPGALPDRDLSLRGIRDALRDDAQARELEELTGMTRDEMSQFVERFSGAPEGPVREGREVEVGPESETTFDPNRTIPDPLTGVLQSPGVGRTDRPAADDGIGGNRQGGGSPPPPQLRPLLDAYRKRISGTTVPATRPAPAVGQPPRVGNPPE is encoded by the coding sequence ATGGCCGTAGGGACCGAGCCGAGACCGCAGGGCAGGATGCTCGACTACGAGCAATTCGTCGACCACCAGCTCCTCCTCACCCGGTCCCGGATCCGGGCCACGGAGGTCCTGACCGCGGTGGTGGTGATGACCTCGGTCGTGCTCGGCCTGTTGTTGCTGGAGATCGTCCTCGACCACTGGATCGGCCTACCCCGGGCGATCCGGGGTGCCGCCCTGCTGGCCGGGCTGGCGGGCGGGGGACTGGCGACCTACCGATTCGTGATCCGGCCGCTGCTGTCGTCGGTGAACAGCTTCTACGCGGCGTTGAAGATCGAGGAGTTCGACCCCCGCTTCAAGAACAGCCTGCTCAACTACATCGACCTCCGCAAGAGGAAGGCCGAGCTGCCCCCGGCGATCCTGCGGACCCTGGAGGCGAGGGCCGTCCGGGACCTGGCCGAGGTGCAGGTGGAGTCGGCGGTCGACCAGCGGCAGCTGACCCGTTCGTTCTACGCCCTGGCGGCGATCGTCGTCCTGTTCTGCCTCTACGTCGTGCTGACGCCCAAGAACGTGCTCGACTCGGCGAAGCGGGCCTTCCTCGCCGACGTGTCTCGGCCGACCAACACTCGGCTGGTCAACATCAGGCCGGGTGACGACGCCGAGCTGTCCCGGGTCGTCTCCGGCTCCAGCGTCACCGTCTCGGCCGAGGTCGACACCCGGGGGATCCGCCCCGACGAGATCCGCCTGCATTACAGCAGCGACGGCGGCGAGTACTTCGATTCCACCAGCCTCGACGAGGGCGATCGACGCTACGACCCCTGGTCGGTCACGCTCCGCGACCTCCAGCAAGATCTCGTCTACTACATCACCGCGAACGATTTCCGGTCGAAGGACTATCGGCTGACGGTCCTCCCGGCCCCTCGGGTCGTCTCGGTACTCCAGGACCTCGACTTCCCCGAGTACACCGGCGTCCCCCGCCGGGGAGGGGTGGAGGGCGGCAACGTCCGGGCCCTGGAGGGCACGATCGTCACGATCCGGGCCAGGACCAATCAGCCCGCCCGCGGCGGCCATCTCGACCTCGGCGAAGCCATGGGCACCGCCCGGCTGGTCGTCTCCGCCGACGACCCCCAGGAGCTGACCGGCCGCTTCAAGGTCGAGGAGAACGGCTCCTATACGATCAAGTTCGAGACGACTGAGGGGAAGCTCAACCCCGAGCCGGTCGTCTATGACATCGAGGCCCTCCCCGACCGCCGGCCCGAGATCCGCTTCCTCGCCCCCGAGGCCGAGAACGCCCAGGTGCCGAGCAAAGCCCGGATCGGCATCGCCCTCGCCGCCTCGGACGACTTCGGCGTCGCTGACGCCCGCTTGCACCTGCAGCGGGCCGGAAAGGACCTCCTGCCCGACCGCAACCTGACGGAGGGCATGGAGCCGTCCCGGACCCTCGAATACACCGAGCCGCTGGACATCGAGGCCCTCGGCCTCCGCCCCGGAGACCGCCTGACCTACTGGGCCGGGGTCCGGGACAACCGACTCCCCGCCCCCCAGTCGGCCGAGTCCGACCGCCGGAGCATCGACATCATCGAGCCCGTCGAGCCGCCCGAGGCCCCCGACGAGCCCCCCCCCGCCGATCGCCCCGAGGAACAAATCCGGCAGGACCGGCCCCAGGACGGCAACCCGCCGCCCCAGGACCGCGTCCCCCCGCAGGAGGTCCCGCCCCGGTCCGCCCCCGAGCCGCAACCCCAGCCACCCCAGCAAGGCGGCCAGGAAGACGGCCCCGGCGCACCCCAGGCGCCGCAACAGCAACCCCCCCAGGACGGGAACCGCGGGGCCCAGGGCCGGGACGAGACCCAGCCGGTCGACCGCCCTCCCTCCCCCGAGGAGCAAGAGAAGCTCGACCGGATCCGGCGGGCGTTCGACCAGGTCAACAACCCCCCCGACCGCCCTCAGCCCCCGCAGGACGGCCAGTCTCAGCCGAATCAGCCCCGGGAAGGGCAGCCGTCGGGAGGCCAGGGTCAAGACCGTCGAACTCCGCAAGGCGGACAGACCTCCCAGGCCCAACGACCCCAGGGCGGGCAGCAGGGCGGACCGCCGCCGCAAGGCCGGCAAGGAGAGGGCCCGCAGCAATCCGGCTCCGGCGCCCCCAGGGACGACGTCAGTCGACCCCAGGGGGACCGTCCCCAGGGCGGCGAGCCCTCGTCCGGCGACCCCGGTCGCGACGGACAGCCCGGCGAGCCGCAGGGTACCCCGCCCGACGGCAACGCCGCGCAATCCTCCCCCGACACCGAGCGCCCGATGAATCCCCAGGGTGATCGGGCCTCCTCCGGGGCCGGCGACCGGGACGGCCCCCGTCCCCCGTCGGGCGGCGACGACCAGCAACAACCCCGAGAGAACGGCGAGGCCCCGAGGCAAGGCGCCCAGGCCGGCGATCGGGGGACCGGCGACCCGAATCAGGGTGCCCCGCAGGCGGGCGACCGGGCCGGTGAGCCGGATTCAAATCCACCCGGTCGACGGGAGCCCGGCGGGGACCGGGAGCCGTCCGGGCAGCAGGAACCCGAGGGCGGCGAGCCGGCCCGATCCGATCGGCCCCAGGGCCAGGGTGCCGAGGGCGCCCCGGGCGAAGGAGCCGATCCCCGAGCCGATCGGGAGCCGGAGCCGGCGAAGCCTCAGGATGCCCAGGGCCGCGACGGCTCCACCGGTGGACGATCCGCCGACCAGCCGGGCGCCGAACCCGGCGAGGGCGAGCGACCCCAGCAAGCCCCGCCCGGCTCGAAGCCGGGGGATCCCCAGTCGCCGCAGCAGGACGGCCCGCAGGGGTCCTCCGACCGAGGCGGACGGCCCGACCAGCAACCCGGAGGCCAGGGCACCCGTGAGGGCGAGTCGACCGACCGACCGACCGAGGCGGGCGATCCCGTCAAGGACGGGGACGGCACCAGCCGGACCGAGGCCGGTGGGGACTCCACGGACGATCAGCAGCCCGGCGCCCCTCGACAGGGGACTGGCGAAGGCGAGGGTCAGGACCAGGCCGCCCACGACGGTTCCCGGCCTCCGGGAGATTCGCCCAACTCTGGAACGGAGTCGCCGAGCCCGCCGTCCGACGATCGACCGTCCCGGGACGGGGCGACCGGGCAGACCAGGCCCGGTCCCGATCCGGCCAGGCCCTCGGAATCGAACCCGGGCCAATCGGACGGAGAGCGCCGGGGCTCGCCGGACGAGCCCGGCCCGGGGCAGGACGCTCAGGGACAGGAGGGTGATCGCCAGGCCTCGGGAGACTCGGATCGTCCGGGGATGAAGCCCGGCGATCCCGGGACCGACCGGGACCAGCCAGGCCCCGAGGGCGCATCCGGCGAGTCAAACCCCCAGGGGCAGCCCCGCCCCGGCGGCGAAGCACCCGAGGACGCCCAGGGGGATCGACCCGGCTCGTCCGACGAGACAAGTCCGTCCGGGGAGGACCGCCCGGGAGCCGCGGGCGGCGAACGTCGGGCGGGCGAGCCCCGACCCGGCCAGAAGCCGGACGACCAGGCCAGGCCCGGCGGGCAAGCGGATCAGGCTGCCGAACGCCGCCCGGGCGACCAGGCCGCCGCCGATCAATCGGACGTCCCGGGCGACCAGGACCAGGCCGATCGGGCCGAGGATGGCCCCGGGCGACCCGGGGACGGGATGTCGCCGGATCAGCCCCGGGACGGCCCCGAGCGGCCCGGCGAGCAAGCCACCGGCGAGGGCACCCCGAAGCCCGGCGAGGCGACCCCGAAGCCCGGCGAGGCGACCCCAACCGGCGAAGGTGGCGAAGGCGAAGGTGAGGGGACCGAGGAGCGTCCCCCCGGCGACGAGGGGCAGCCTCGCCCCGGATCCGGCGAGCAACCCCGCCCCGGCGACCCGGCCGGACGCCCCGAACCCGGCCAGCAGGCCGGGGCCGACGGCCAACAGGGCGACCGCCCCGCCGAGCCGCCCGATCCCGGCACCGAGGGCCAGGCCGACCGGGAGGGATCGCGTCCCAACGCCGACCCGTCCCAGACATCCCAGGGGGCCCAGGGTCAGGGCCGCCCTCCCGAGCAGGGCATGCAGCCTCCCGAACAGGGGGCGAATCCCGAACCTTCCCCCGAGAATCCAGGAGCCCAGGCCCCGCAGGATCAGTCCCGCCAACAGACCCGAGGGGCCTCGGAGGCCGACCTCCAGGAAGGTCAGCAGGCTCAGGGAGGTGAGAGACAGCAGACCGATGGCCCCGCCGCGCAAGGCCAGGGGGCGCGCCCTCAGCAGGGCGATTCGGATCCTTCCCAGCCCGGCCAGGACCAGCCGGGTGGGCGTCAAGGCTCCGACCAGCCGCAGGGCCGGGAGGGCTCGCAAGCCCAGGGCCGGGAGCCGTCGAGCCAGGGCCAGGAAGGTTCGGGCACGACGGGTCAGGGGCAGCAGGGCCCCAATCAGGCCGGCCAGGGCGAAGCCCAGGCCGGAGTCGGCCGGCCGGGCGAAGGCCAGGGACAGCAAAATGGGGAGGGTCGCGAGGGCCAGGGCTCGCAAGGTCGGGGGGACCAGGCCGGTTCGGGCCAGGAGTCTCCCACCGGTGCCTCCGAAGGCCAGCAGGGCCGGGGTGGGTCGGAGGGGCAGTCCCCGACCGGTTCGGCGGGCGATCCGCAAGGGCCTCGAGGCTCGCAGCCGGGGGGATCGACCCCCGGCGCCACCGGACAGCCCCAGGGCAACCCGGGCCAGGACGCCCCGGGCCAGGGCGGCGCACCGAACAGCCCCACCACCGGAGGCGAGAACAATCTCGGCCCCCGATTGCCCGATTCGAAGGATACGACCGAGCCGACCCCTCCCCCCGAGGGCCCCCCCGAGACCTCTGCCGAGTCGCCCGCCCCCGGCGCCCTGCCCGATCGAGACCTCAGCCTCCGGGGCATCCGGGATGCCCTCCGAGACGACGCGCAGGCCCGGGAACTTGAGGAGTTGACGGGGATGACCCGGGACGAGATGTCCCAGTTCGTCGAGCGCTTCTCCGGCGCCCCGGAGGGCCCCGTCCGCGAGGGCCGGGAGGTCGAGGTCGGCCCCGAGTCCGAGACCACCTTCGACCCCAACCGGACGATCCCCGATCCGCTGACCGGGGTCCTCCAGAGCCCCGGCGTCGGCCGCACCGACCGCCCCGCCGCGGACGACGGCATCGGCGGCAACCGCCAGGGCGGCGGGTCACCGCCCCCCCCGCAACTCCGGCCGTTGCTGGATGCCTATCGCAAGCGCATCTCCGGCACGACCGTCCCGGCGACCCGGCCCGCCCCGGCCGTCGGGCAGCCTCCCCGCGTCGGCAACCCTCCCGAGTGA
- the nadB gene encoding L-aspartate oxidase: MFDSLDLPRRHLIPFDPRDLPHHFADVLIIGGGLAGLRAALGIESTARVLVVTKDQIRESNSTYAQGGIASVLDPEDRFDDHVADTMAAGKGLCDPAVVETVIREAPTRIAELVDWGTLFDRIDGQVALGREGGHSRARIVHALGDATGREVMRAVIEQVRSRPNVRIWQNSLTIDLLTFEGRCRGAIVWDRRRGPSLIWARATVLATGGAGQIYRESTNPSIATADGHALAYRAGAELRDMEFIQFHPTVLYIAGSSRHLLTEAIRGEGAYLRDRNGHRFMPEEHPDAELAPRDDVSRAIVAQMARTQHPCVYLDLSHLDPGLVRSRFPSIDGLLRGFGLDITRDQIPVRPGAHYMIGGVSVDLDGRTDLTGLWAAGEVTSSGLHGANRLASNSLLEGLVYGARAAEDINRRLDDPVPPLLDVPPIAVVEGGRAREPLDPADIRNSLRALMWRNVGITRDARGLDEAARQVAFWCRYVLDHVFDGPDGWVLQNMLTVAHLIIAGASIREESRGTHTRRDFPEPRAEWERHVTFRCPRMPEDTAPTDPALVPESGRGHRPRTA; this comes from the coding sequence ATGTTTGACTCCCTCGACCTCCCCCGGCGCCACCTCATCCCCTTCGACCCCCGGGATCTCCCGCACCACTTCGCCGACGTCCTGATCATCGGCGGCGGCCTGGCCGGCCTGCGGGCGGCGCTGGGAATCGAATCGACGGCCCGGGTGCTCGTCGTCACCAAGGACCAGATCCGGGAGAGCAACAGCACCTATGCCCAGGGGGGCATCGCCTCGGTGCTCGACCCCGAGGACCGCTTCGACGACCACGTCGCCGACACGATGGCCGCCGGCAAGGGGCTCTGCGACCCGGCCGTGGTCGAGACGGTCATCCGGGAGGCCCCGACCCGGATCGCGGAGCTGGTCGACTGGGGCACCCTGTTCGACCGGATCGACGGCCAGGTCGCGCTCGGCCGAGAGGGGGGCCACTCGCGGGCCCGGATCGTCCACGCCCTGGGGGACGCCACCGGCCGGGAGGTGATGCGGGCCGTCATCGAGCAGGTCCGGTCCCGCCCCAACGTCCGGATCTGGCAGAACAGCCTGACGATCGACCTGCTCACGTTCGAGGGCCGATGCCGAGGCGCGATCGTCTGGGACCGCCGACGGGGGCCCTCGCTGATCTGGGCCAGGGCGACGGTGCTCGCCACCGGGGGCGCGGGGCAGATCTACAGGGAGTCGACCAACCCCTCGATCGCCACCGCCGACGGCCACGCGCTGGCCTATCGGGCCGGGGCCGAGCTGCGGGACATGGAATTCATCCAGTTCCACCCGACGGTCCTCTACATCGCCGGCTCGTCCCGGCACCTGCTCACCGAGGCGATCCGGGGCGAAGGGGCCTACCTCCGGGACCGCAACGGCCACCGGTTCATGCCCGAGGAGCACCCCGACGCCGAGCTCGCCCCCCGGGACGACGTCTCCCGGGCCATCGTCGCCCAGATGGCCAGGACCCAGCACCCCTGCGTCTACCTGGACCTCTCGCACCTCGACCCCGGGCTCGTCCGTTCCCGGTTCCCCAGCATCGACGGGCTCCTCCGGGGCTTCGGCCTGGACATCACGAGGGACCAGATCCCCGTCCGCCCCGGGGCGCACTACATGATCGGGGGGGTCTCGGTCGACCTCGACGGCCGCACCGACCTGACCGGCCTGTGGGCCGCGGGCGAGGTCACCAGTTCCGGGCTCCACGGCGCGAATCGGCTGGCCTCGAACAGCCTCCTGGAGGGCCTGGTCTACGGCGCCAGGGCGGCCGAGGACATCAACCGCCGCCTCGACGACCCCGTCCCCCCGCTACTCGACGTTCCGCCGATCGCCGTCGTCGAGGGCGGCCGGGCCCGGGAGCCGCTGGATCCGGCCGACATCCGCAACTCCCTCCGGGCCCTCATGTGGCGCAACGTCGGCATCACCCGGGACGCCCGTGGTCTCGACGAGGCCGCCCGGCAAGTCGCCTTCTGGTGCCGGTACGTCCTCGATCACGTCTTCGACGGCCCCGACGGCTGGGTGCTGCAGAACATGCTCACCGTCGCCCACCTGATCATCGCCGGGGCGAGCATCCGGGAGGAGTCCCGGGGCACCCACACCCGCCGGGATTTCCCCGAGCCCCGCGCCGAATGGGAACGGCACGTCACCTTCCGATGCCCCCGGATGCCCGAGGACACCGCACCGACCGACCCGGCCCTGGTCCCGGAATCCGGCCGGGGACATCGCCCGCGAACCGCTTGA